The Cellulophaga lytica DSM 7489 nucleotide sequence CTACAGTTGGAGTTGATACAGTTATGGTTATGCCTCCAAAAACGAAAGCGGTTCCTTCTGAAAAAGAAATGTATGAGTACTATGCACTTTCTGAAGCAACTGCAAAAGATGTAGGCGTAACAATTATGCCTTATAACAATCCTGATGCAGCCGGTTACCATTCGCTCTCAACAGAACTTCTTAAAAGACTTTCTGTTCTTCCTATGGTAACAGCCCTTAAAATATCAACTATAGATGTTTCAATTATAGAAACCTTGATGTTAGAGAATAAAGATTTAAAAGTTTTGGCTGGAGTAGACACAGTTACTATATATGCCGGACTTGCTGGAGCAAGTGGTGGCATTACAGGTGTAGGTACTATCTTCCCAAAAGCAAGTGTAACTATGCAGGAGTATGTTTCAAATGGACAATGGACTAAAGCATACGAAATTTCTCAGGCTTTAAATTCATTATCGTATCTGGATGCTCAGCCACTGCTTATGGAATATCTTAAGCTTGCTATGGGAATTCATCATAATGATGTTGCTGGGGGGCTACGTACTTTTGGTAAGAAATTAACACAACAGCAAATTGATGATGTCCGTGCAAGATATATTCTTGCAAAAGAAAGACTTGAAGTTCTCGACTTACTAGGTTAAGCCTTTCAAATATTTAAAAGAAAAAGCTTCTTTATTCTAGCTATGATTTTGAAAAAAAACTTTTTAATCTCAAGCTATTATTGAAAAAATTTTTAGAATCAATAAGAAGTAGCTACAAACCAATAAAATTGAAAAAACATTTAAAAAATAAGTATAGATGATATCAGGAAAAAACTTTATTGGCAATCAATTATCTGCCAACGGAACCAAAACATACAAAACCTTTAATCCGGAATTAAATACAGAGAATGCTATTGTTTTTACAGAAGCAACAGCTCAAGAAATTGATGATGCAGCAAATTTAGCAG carries:
- a CDS encoding dihydrodipicolinate synthase family protein — its product is MSIQWNGVMPAVFTWLKESKSGALEIDLDATQKQAADILKVQGKSGSRMSGLVGSGTLGENSYLSNNQRLSLLKSLSEVAKKYNVPLISGAAAETKEELAKIIEGLATVGVDTVMVMPPKTKAVPSEKEMYEYYALSEATAKDVGVTIMPYNNPDAAGYHSLSTELLKRLSVLPMVTALKISTIDVSIIETLMLENKDLKVLAGVDTVTIYAGLAGASGGITGVGTIFPKASVTMQEYVSNGQWTKAYEISQALNSLSYLDAQPLLMEYLKLAMGIHHNDVAGGLRTFGKKLTQQQIDDVRARYILAKERLEVLDLLG